From one Perca fluviatilis chromosome 10, GENO_Pfluv_1.0, whole genome shotgun sequence genomic stretch:
- the LOC120567465 gene encoding protein INSYN2B isoform X1: MGRRVADPTNPVPALGVPLAGGRWGPLCSVGVQTSPGLRTLPSIKRHGSQPTNTHRPLTMPTDKTTVETRGVIKSDSNSLPVSKETSQNEINSLTQDGMGSQGSGSGVYCQIKTTRTNPKDTRDKRTARYTNGSVVASDVVGGVCTEATEGKEPAQERRRVQSLRGEGHRSVLKTGSVCTTVHATPPRPCRVMATSSPSLCGTCGRRRSQITPCTGACRRKAVNQITASQTLPNPPRKQSVAPKQSRKESALDSQPCTKSTDTANTSTHTSVQTSQIPQLSHTMPKTHNSHSNPTSHTLNKTKESKQRTRPHSADFTHCKDSATQTTDTHMHNNTDKTTTITHTQRPHTPSAEATETHSTDKHKHDLAKIQHTDEHTHQHTLVCITSKHPAPFLHSDLKSTNTPPLPPKNSPKPTRSKPGTPVAQTKNTDETTNIPKQTSSERVKLKDYVKQKSKSFDDHTLPCKTHMKAQCNGAPGGLLGAPAGTAPRGLERQLQNVEENLQSNQEKIKVLLNVIQDLEKSKALSEGRSSYRTGQDINNCPTCQKTACIIYSVEHDFRQQEGRFQGVMEALEGEYDVPAPTLTKPVPAPSSSGRPSTKARVKKLRKKCFWWL; this comes from the exons ATGGGCAGGAGGGTGGCTGACCCAACCAATCCGGTGCCTGCGCTGGGGGTTCCCCTGGCAGGGGGGCGATGGGGGCCGCTGTGCAGTGTTGGGGTGCAAACATCTCCCGGACTGCGAACTCTCCCATCCATCAAACGACACGGCAGCCAACCAACCAACACACATCGGCCACTCACCATGCCAACAGACAAAACAACAGTGGAGACACGCGGAGTTATCAAAAGTGACAGCAACAGTCTGCCAGTGTCCAAGGAGACATCTCAGAACGAGATCAACAGCCTGACACAGGACGGCATGGGGTCACAGGGGTCAGGCAGCGGAGTTTACTGCCAGATCAAAACTACACGGACAAACCCCAAGGATACAAGAGATAAAAGGACAGCTCGGTATACAAATGGCAGTGTGGTAGCCTCTGATGTGGTGGGAGGGGTTTGCACTGAGGCCACAGAAGGTAAGGAGCCGGCccaagagaggaggagggtgcAGTCTCTACGTGGGGAGGGCCATCGCTCGGTATTAAAGACAGGGAGCGTTTGTACCACTGTGCACGCCACCCCACCACGGCCCTGTCGAGTGATGGCGACTTCCTCACCCAGCCTTTGTGGGACATGTGGGAGGAGACGATCACAGATTACACCGTGTACAGGCGCTTGTCGCAGGAAGGCTGTCAATCAAATAACAGCCAGCCAGACTTTACCTAATCCGCCTCGGAAACAGTCTGTGGCTCCCAAGCAGTCAAGAAAAGAATCTGCTCTGGACTCTCAGCCTTGCACAAAAAGCACAGACACAGCAAACACCTCCACGCACACATCAGTACAGACTTCTCAAATACCACAGCTGTCACACACTATGCCAAAAACACACAATTCGCATTCCAACCCCACATCACACACcctgaacaaaacaaaagagtCAAAGCAGCGGACAAGACCACATTCTGCAGACTTTACTCATTGTAAGGACTCAGCCACGCaaacgacagacacacacatgcacaacaacacagacaagaCCACAActatcacacatacacaacgaCCACACACACCATCTGCTGAAGCAACAGAGACCCATTCGACTGACAAACACAAGCATGACTTGGCTAAAATCCAGCACactgatgaacacacacaccaacacacattaGTCTGTATCACTTCTAAACATCCAGCTCCTTTCCTTCACAGTGACTTAAAATCTACCAACACCCCACCTCTCCCACCAAAAAACTCTCCTAAACCCACTCGTTCCAAACCGGGAACACCTGTAGcgcaaaccaaaaacacagacgAGACCACAAACATTCCCAAACAAACATCCTCAGAACGGGTCAAACTCAAGGACTACGTAAAACAGAAGAGCAAATCATTTGACGACCACACTCTGCCTTGTAAGACTCATATGAAAGCACAATGTAATGGGGCTCCAGGGGGGTTGTTGGGTGCACCCGCAGGGACCGCACCACGCGGGCTGGAGAGGCAGTTGCAAAATGTGGAGGAGAACCTACAGTCCAATCAGGAGAAGATCAAGGTGCTTCTCAACGTCATTCAAGACCTGGAGAAGAGCAAGGCCCTCAGCGAAGG TCGCAGCTCATACAGAACTGGTCAGGACATTAACAACTGCCCCACCTGCCAAAAGACAGCCTGCATCATCTACAG TGTGGAGCATGATTTCCGACAGCAGGAGGGACGCTTCCAGGGTGTTATGGAGGCCCTGGAGGGGGAGTATGATGTGCCTGCACCCACTCTGACCAAGCCCGTGCCAGCCCCTTCCTCCTCCGGCCGTCCCAGCACCAAGGCCCGTGTCAAGAAACTCCGCAAAAAGTGTTTCTGGTGGCTTTAA
- the LOC120567465 gene encoding mucin-6 isoform X2, with translation MGRRVADPTNPVPALGVPLAGGRWGPLCSVGVQTSPGLRTLPSIKRHGSQPTNTHRPLTMPTDKTTVETRGVIKSDSNSLPVSKETSQNEINSLTQDGMGSQGSGSGVYCQIKTTRTNPKDTRDKRTARYTNGSVVASDVVGGVCTEATEGKEPAQERRRVQSLRGEGHRSVLKTGSVCTTVHATPPRPCRVMATSSPSLCGTCGRRRSQITPCTGACRRKAVNQITASQTLPNPPRKQSVAPKQSRKESALDSQPCTKSTDTANTSTHTSVQTSQIPQLSHTMPKTHNSHSNPTSHTLNKTKESKQRTRPHSADFTHCKDSATQTTDTHMHNNTDKTTTITHTQRPHTPSAEATETHSTDKHKHDLAKIQHTDEHTHQHTLVCITSKHPAPFLHSDLKSTNTPPLPPKNSPKPTRSKPGTPVAQTKNTDETTNIPKQTSSERVKLKDYVKQKSKSFDDHTLPCKTHMKAQCNGAPGGLLGAPAGTAPRGLERQLQNVEENLQSNQEKIKVLLNVIQDLEKSKALSEGDLRYLPACSQY, from the exons ATGGGCAGGAGGGTGGCTGACCCAACCAATCCGGTGCCTGCGCTGGGGGTTCCCCTGGCAGGGGGGCGATGGGGGCCGCTGTGCAGTGTTGGGGTGCAAACATCTCCCGGACTGCGAACTCTCCCATCCATCAAACGACACGGCAGCCAACCAACCAACACACATCGGCCACTCACCATGCCAACAGACAAAACAACAGTGGAGACACGCGGAGTTATCAAAAGTGACAGCAACAGTCTGCCAGTGTCCAAGGAGACATCTCAGAACGAGATCAACAGCCTGACACAGGACGGCATGGGGTCACAGGGGTCAGGCAGCGGAGTTTACTGCCAGATCAAAACTACACGGACAAACCCCAAGGATACAAGAGATAAAAGGACAGCTCGGTATACAAATGGCAGTGTGGTAGCCTCTGATGTGGTGGGAGGGGTTTGCACTGAGGCCACAGAAGGTAAGGAGCCGGCccaagagaggaggagggtgcAGTCTCTACGTGGGGAGGGCCATCGCTCGGTATTAAAGACAGGGAGCGTTTGTACCACTGTGCACGCCACCCCACCACGGCCCTGTCGAGTGATGGCGACTTCCTCACCCAGCCTTTGTGGGACATGTGGGAGGAGACGATCACAGATTACACCGTGTACAGGCGCTTGTCGCAGGAAGGCTGTCAATCAAATAACAGCCAGCCAGACTTTACCTAATCCGCCTCGGAAACAGTCTGTGGCTCCCAAGCAGTCAAGAAAAGAATCTGCTCTGGACTCTCAGCCTTGCACAAAAAGCACAGACACAGCAAACACCTCCACGCACACATCAGTACAGACTTCTCAAATACCACAGCTGTCACACACTATGCCAAAAACACACAATTCGCATTCCAACCCCACATCACACACcctgaacaaaacaaaagagtCAAAGCAGCGGACAAGACCACATTCTGCAGACTTTACTCATTGTAAGGACTCAGCCACGCaaacgacagacacacacatgcacaacaacacagacaagaCCACAActatcacacatacacaacgaCCACACACACCATCTGCTGAAGCAACAGAGACCCATTCGACTGACAAACACAAGCATGACTTGGCTAAAATCCAGCACactgatgaacacacacaccaacacacattaGTCTGTATCACTTCTAAACATCCAGCTCCTTTCCTTCACAGTGACTTAAAATCTACCAACACCCCACCTCTCCCACCAAAAAACTCTCCTAAACCCACTCGTTCCAAACCGGGAACACCTGTAGcgcaaaccaaaaacacagacgAGACCACAAACATTCCCAAACAAACATCCTCAGAACGGGTCAAACTCAAGGACTACGTAAAACAGAAGAGCAAATCATTTGACGACCACACTCTGCCTTGTAAGACTCATATGAAAGCACAATGTAATGGGGCTCCAGGGGGGTTGTTGGGTGCACCCGCAGGGACCGCACCACGCGGGCTGGAGAGGCAGTTGCAAAATGTGGAGGAGAACCTACAGTCCAATCAGGAGAAGATCAAGGTGCTTCTCAACGTCATTCAAGACCTGGAGAAGAGCAAGGCCCTCAGCGAAGG TGACTTACGATACCTGCCAGCCTGCAGTCAATACTAG
- the LOC120567465 gene encoding protein INSYN2B isoform X3, which yields MPTDKTTVETRGVIKSDSNSLPVSKETSQNEINSLTQDGMGSQGSGSGVYCQIKTTRTNPKDTRDKRTARYTNGSVVASDVVGGVCTEATEGKEPAQERRRVQSLRGEGHRSVLKTGSVCTTVHATPPRPCRVMATSSPSLCGTCGRRRSQITPCTGACRRKAVNQITASQTLPNPPRKQSVAPKQSRKESALDSQPCTKSTDTANTSTHTSVQTSQIPQLSHTMPKTHNSHSNPTSHTLNKTKESKQRTRPHSADFTHCKDSATQTTDTHMHNNTDKTTTITHTQRPHTPSAEATETHSTDKHKHDLAKIQHTDEHTHQHTLVCITSKHPAPFLHSDLKSTNTPPLPPKNSPKPTRSKPGTPVAQTKNTDETTNIPKQTSSERVKLKDYVKQKSKSFDDHTLPCKTHMKAQCNGAPGGLLGAPAGTAPRGLERQLQNVEENLQSNQEKIKVLLNVIQDLEKSKALSEGRSSYRTGQDINNCPTCQKTACIIYSVEHDFRQQEGRFQGVMEALEGEYDVPAPTLTKPVPAPSSSGRPSTKARVKKLRKKCFWWL from the exons ATGCCAACAGACAAAACAACAGTGGAGACACGCGGAGTTATCAAAAGTGACAGCAACAGTCTGCCAGTGTCCAAGGAGACATCTCAGAACGAGATCAACAGCCTGACACAGGACGGCATGGGGTCACAGGGGTCAGGCAGCGGAGTTTACTGCCAGATCAAAACTACACGGACAAACCCCAAGGATACAAGAGATAAAAGGACAGCTCGGTATACAAATGGCAGTGTGGTAGCCTCTGATGTGGTGGGAGGGGTTTGCACTGAGGCCACAGAAGGTAAGGAGCCGGCccaagagaggaggagggtgcAGTCTCTACGTGGGGAGGGCCATCGCTCGGTATTAAAGACAGGGAGCGTTTGTACCACTGTGCACGCCACCCCACCACGGCCCTGTCGAGTGATGGCGACTTCCTCACCCAGCCTTTGTGGGACATGTGGGAGGAGACGATCACAGATTACACCGTGTACAGGCGCTTGTCGCAGGAAGGCTGTCAATCAAATAACAGCCAGCCAGACTTTACCTAATCCGCCTCGGAAACAGTCTGTGGCTCCCAAGCAGTCAAGAAAAGAATCTGCTCTGGACTCTCAGCCTTGCACAAAAAGCACAGACACAGCAAACACCTCCACGCACACATCAGTACAGACTTCTCAAATACCACAGCTGTCACACACTATGCCAAAAACACACAATTCGCATTCCAACCCCACATCACACACcctgaacaaaacaaaagagtCAAAGCAGCGGACAAGACCACATTCTGCAGACTTTACTCATTGTAAGGACTCAGCCACGCaaacgacagacacacacatgcacaacaacacagacaagaCCACAActatcacacatacacaacgaCCACACACACCATCTGCTGAAGCAACAGAGACCCATTCGACTGACAAACACAAGCATGACTTGGCTAAAATCCAGCACactgatgaacacacacaccaacacacattaGTCTGTATCACTTCTAAACATCCAGCTCCTTTCCTTCACAGTGACTTAAAATCTACCAACACCCCACCTCTCCCACCAAAAAACTCTCCTAAACCCACTCGTTCCAAACCGGGAACACCTGTAGcgcaaaccaaaaacacagacgAGACCACAAACATTCCCAAACAAACATCCTCAGAACGGGTCAAACTCAAGGACTACGTAAAACAGAAGAGCAAATCATTTGACGACCACACTCTGCCTTGTAAGACTCATATGAAAGCACAATGTAATGGGGCTCCAGGGGGGTTGTTGGGTGCACCCGCAGGGACCGCACCACGCGGGCTGGAGAGGCAGTTGCAAAATGTGGAGGAGAACCTACAGTCCAATCAGGAGAAGATCAAGGTGCTTCTCAACGTCATTCAAGACCTGGAGAAGAGCAAGGCCCTCAGCGAAGG TCGCAGCTCATACAGAACTGGTCAGGACATTAACAACTGCCCCACCTGCCAAAAGACAGCCTGCATCATCTACAG TGTGGAGCATGATTTCCGACAGCAGGAGGGACGCTTCCAGGGTGTTATGGAGGCCCTGGAGGGGGAGTATGATGTGCCTGCACCCACTCTGACCAAGCCCGTGCCAGCCCCTTCCTCCTCCGGCCGTCCCAGCACCAAGGCCCGTGTCAAGAAACTCCGCAAAAAGTGTTTCTGGTGGCTTTAA